A segment of the Zingiber officinale cultivar Zhangliang chromosome 8B, Zo_v1.1, whole genome shotgun sequence genome:
TCAAGTCTGGGTTTTTTGCTTAGTGGCTAAGGTTTATTACTGATTCCAAAATATCGCTTTCTGACTGTTTTTTAAGTTTGTTTGTTTTTCCAGAGGCTTTGAGATTATTTATGAGCCAGCAGCACCAAGGAACGTGGTGGTACACGTCCATCAAATCCCTTTACACTTCACACATCATGTGCTCCCCAGGGCTACTGTagaattttctcctttttttccttttaacttttaaagaattgGAAAATAAAAGCTATTTATTAAAGGCATCTATTTGTAGAGAAATTTTCTACCCAAGAGCAAAGAATCATATAATTTATTTgccaaaattaaaaaacaaaaaaaaacatattttattCAACACCCAATCTTCTACTTCCTCTTTGATAACCTTCTACTAAAGAAGCACACAATATACTCATAGGAAAGAGGGGACCTAACTTCTGTACAAGTTCATGCAAAAACTTAAACAAAGTCATAAGATTTCCTATACACAATTATCTATTAATTATATCATCACTATAAGATGGTTTAACTTAATGTAATCACATTATAGCCCGCAAGCTTACTTCGAGGAAATCTCCACTTACTTCAGAATTTCTCTCGGCCAACTAACACCCATTGCCCGACGACTCCTCCGTGGGGTCGTTTTCCGCTTCTATCACATCCCTCTCATGCATATCGTCTttcatttatttctttttccccgaGAAGTATGAAGCTAGGGTCTTCTATTTCTTTGCCCGTCCCTCTCTCCCGTTAATGGAGCAGTACCCTATGCCTCGTAAATTTTGGAAGACTCATTATTTCTTCATCCGACCTGCTTCCCCTTTGCTTGGCCAACTTTTTGACAAATTGAGCTTCCACCCCAATCCAACCTAGGTTGTTTTAAGGATAGCCCAACTTTTCTAGAAGTTGTCGAGGTTCTAAACAACCTACACTTTGACATCAAGATGGCAAAAGGCCAATACGCTTGCCCCTAGCGCCCCTGTCAATCCGTCtaagggccaacacggaggaggtaaatcacggacgactactaacctttagaatagtgactagcacataagataGACATGCAATTTGACGTCAAACTCCTTCTCAAAGAGGACCATAAGTTGGAGCCATGCATCCCATTGTTTCTGTGTGAACTAATTGATTCTTACTTCTTGTTGGTTGCAACTGAAGATGTGACGCGCCTCGATTAATAAATCTATGAAGTGGTCGGGAGCCCAAGTTGTTAGCACAGATAGCACTAAATAATTGAACTCTTGTTTTGATGGTTGACAAAGAATTTAAATTAGTTAAATATTGTGAATTTAACTTAGATGTAGAGTGTGCATGTCCCTTAAAAGAAATAGTTTTAGTGAATCATGAGGATCAGATATTaggctaaaataaatttttattagatCAAGTAGATCAAACAATCAGCAAAGAAAGACCATATGCTTTGATAAATTCTCTAGTCGCATGCTAGCGGCAGGTACAACAGTGTGCTAGCGCTCGGCACAATCGTCGGCCATGTGTTATTGCCCGACACAGTCACCAACCGCATGTTGACGGCTGGCATAGCAATCAACAATATGATGGCAGCCTGAACAGTTGCCAGCAAGCAGCTGATAACTGGTACAATTGCTTGGACGTGGCTAGCAGTCAGAACAACGTCGGGAagtagttcggatcctctgtcccgaaaTCTCTCTGTCCCCATGTTCCACTgtcgatcggacggtccagatcacATCTAAAGATATCACATCACATCACAAagatactgcacacatcttaaagatatCATGATGTCTTTAGATgtgatctggaccgtccgatcggtAGTGGGACATGAGGACAGAGAGGtttcgggacagaggatccgaactggtCGGGAAGAGGGAGAGTGAGGAAGGATTTATCGGAGAATCGTCAGAGTTGGAGGAGACTGGGGAAGATTTTTTGTGTGCAACCATAAAGGGAGATCAAGGTCAGGGCATGCCCTAGTAATCGATATCATTGACAGAATATTATATTAGTAACGGAATCATGATCCTATCAATAATCAGTAATAGTATTACCAATAAAATCATGATTCcatcaatatttttcaatttttttattacatATATACTTTTTGACTAAAAATTATTTCTGTTGGGGAACACCAACAGAAAAATAATTTCATTCCgtcgataaattaaaaaaaaaaattaatgagacAATATTAATCATCAAAGATAGAGCAtgtattatatttattgtttgtTTCTTATGTTAACTCGATGTTACAAGAAATAAACTTTCAAGTCAACCTGAAAGTAAGTTCAATTGATACGATGGTTTGCGCAACCGAACAAGAATGCTCGATCGCCTAAATGCTAAGTTGGCAGAATTGAGCTAACGTGACAGCAGATTGCACGTTCAAACACTGACAGAGTCAGGAACGGTAGCCTGCCCAGACCAAAAATGTCATCCAAATGGTCCCAGGATAAAAGCCTTTTTTTCCAtttaaaaatccaaaatacaaaatgtgaacaaataaaattaatctaatcaTCAGTAGGGCCCAAAACTATACCCCGGGTAAGCCAATACCGACCTCCGCCGGTGCGTTCAAAGAAGCTACCGTGGCAAAGGAGAAGACTTGTGTTGCTGACGTGGAATATGGTCAACAAATGCATCTGACAAAAACGATCTGATCAAAGACGAATAAGCGATGAGCTATTGGTCGATCCACCGTATAAGATTTTTCGGTCGACCCGAAAAGTGCTGTAAAAACAAGTTCGAAGCAGACGCCATGCCTAATCCGACACAGTTTGTGCAATTACAGGTCATGCTTGCCTAATCCGACACGATATGAAAATGGATTGATCGCGCCCAAGTGATGCCCAGCTTAAATGATCCATTTAATAACCGGACCAGACTGAAAACAGAATATGATTCTTTTCTGTAGATCCTACCAGTCGAATCGCATTTCTCATTACTATGTCGGAATGGTCCAACCTGTAATAACTCCACCAATTTGCTATCTCGGGCACCGAAGGAATCCAAcataaacaataataataacaaccaaacaaataaataaataaataaggtaAAAATAAAAACGACACTTCTAAATTAAGtaaatcatcaaaaaaaaataatccttttctaaaaaaacaaaaacaaaaaagaacGTTCTATTAAATATTTTACCAATAACTTAAATTCGGATATTCTTATAAACAGCTAAGACTAACTAACTATTGAATAACTTCTATAcgttaaatcttaaattttaaagtcttaaattttcaatttgaacataaaaaataattaatttttcacgTTATAATAACTACCAAATATCTTCTACACACTACCACAGTTATTGAATAATTTCTACTTGTTATGATTTATAACCTATAAacactattatattaaaatatttattattaacttaattaaaattatttaaattttatccaaattattttaaataatcaaaattatattaaaccaACTGTAGCAACTCTAGTCTAGTCATAGCTTATATAATAATTCTAAAAAGTAAGGAACAATATTGGAAGTATTTttaggataaaatattttttttcatgatgGATCTTCTTTATATAATCATTTAACTTTTATcctaaataaaacttaaaaataaatataaaagaacTCTGTTGATTCCTTGGGAGATGGTCTCTCTGCCTGTCTACTTTTCCGGCCCCACCCCCGTTGTCTCTCCTGCGTCTTGATTTACAATATTTACTTTAttgaaaaatgtatatatatatatataaattaattaattaataattgcaGAATGGTTTTCACCTTCGATCCCTGCTCGCTTTCTCTCCCTGCATGCCACCATGCTTTCTGCTTTATCACGCTTTTCCCAATCTCCAGCTTTTTTTCCTTCCCCGCAGCACAAAGCCACAAACTCCTCCTCAATACCCTTTCTTTCCATAATGCTCTCATCCGCCCCATCAGACGCAGAGATCGGCTTCGGCAAAAGATAGTGAGCGGAATCATTCTTCTCCCCGAACGCCGATCGAATGGCTAGTTTTGTTTTAGTTGGTCGCTTTATCTTCGCCTTCCTCCTCCTTGGACTACACGCTTTTCGATCCTCAGGTCAGTAGTAACCCTTCACTCCTCACTTATTTGGTTTCTTAGAACTGCAAGTGTACAAGTGCTAAATAGATTCTTCTCGATGGCCTAAAGATTCCATTTTGAAAGATTACTTGCATAAGCTGCTCATTAGCCAGCCATTCTTGAGTGTCCATGAATTCCGAGTTTAGACTTTAGATGAAGAATAGAAGAAATTACTGTTCTTGATTAAGTCTGGTTGTTTCTTGCCATGAAGTAACTATATTCCTGATTGCTTTCTCTTAgcttttggtttttgatttgtaAAGAAGTGTCTGTTTTTTCCACTGAGATTAGCTTGTCCGTTTCTTTGCTCAGGGACTTTGGTGGGGTTCTCCTACGATGCAGGAGAAGAGATTGCCTCTCCTTTGTCTTCCCGAGGGGCGATCTTTAAGATTTTCATGGAGTACCTACCAAGCTCCGACGTCTCTATGAGCCTCTGCATGAACCAACACGAACTGATGCAAATACTCGAATCGAAAGACTGGCCGACTCCATGGCACAGGCATAATCTTTTAGCCACTCTGACTGAGCTAAACATCGATAGTGTTATTGTGAGAAGCAATGGACTCGATGTTCCTTCACTTATTTCTGCTTTAACTTCACTGAGAGCTTCCCTGAAGATCCCTGGTCTTGGTGACTCAACCAGGATCTCGGTCATGTTCTCCCTCTCGACCCTCGGGACCTTGCACAGAACACGTCGCAAGAGCCTGCGAGACTTGATGCAGGTTCTGAAGGAATGGGAGTCTCATGTAGTAGTGGAAGCTCCTGTAGTTGGGGAACTGAGCTTAGGAGATCAGTTTGTTCATTCAACTGTCAAAATGGCTCTCTCTTCTTGCACTTATCCACCTCTCCTTGATGTTCCTACCATTCTagttctaaaaatttctgaaaacccGGAGGAAGTCGATATGGTGAAGTTTGTGGACTTGGTGTCCAAGTTCTTGAAAGAATCTTTGGGTCGAAGAAGGATTTTTGGGCTATTCATTGACCTTTCCAATCTTAGGCAATCCAAAGTTGAAACATTGGGTTTGAAAGAAGAATTGAAGTTCTCCTCTTCGCATAGAGTGCTACTTGACCATGGCCGGATGCTTGTCACTTCCACAAAAACAACAATTCACGACATGTATCCACCCTTTGCAAATCCTGTTACTACACCAATCACAATCCCTTCCACTAACCCAGCACCTGCAGTAGTCACTGTACCATCGACGAACCCAGTAACAGTTTTCCCCACAAATCCAACCGTGTCACCAGTCACATTCCCTCCATGGAGTTCAGTGAATCCAGTGAGCACACCCATCACAGTCCCTGCAACAAATCCTTACCCAACACTGCCTGTGACAAATCCTACCACGACACCGGCAACGTACCCTATGACTCCTCCTGTCACCAACCCTGCCACAGGTTATCCATTTACATCGCCTGTGACACCCTCTACCGTGCCGCCATTCACTGTGCCAAGCACAGTCCCCTTCACACCCGCAGTTGCAGGGCAGACATGGTGTGTGGCTAAGTCTGGAGTCACGGACGCTGCACTCCAGATTGCATTGGACTATGCTTGTGGAATTGGAGGTGCTGATTGCTCAACTATTCAGCCAA
Coding sequences within it:
- the LOC122016286 gene encoding nuclear pore complex protein DDB_G0274915-like is translated as MASFVLVGRFIFAFLLLGLHAFRSSGTLVGFSYDAGEEIASPLSSRGAIFKIFMEYLPSSDVSMSLCMNQHELMQILESKDWPTPWHRHNLLATLTELNIDSVIVRSNGLDVPSLISALTSLRASLKIPGLGDSTRISVMFSLSTLGTLHRTRRKSLRDLMQVLKEWESHVVVEAPVVGELSLGDQFVHSTVKMALSSCTYPPLLDVPTILVLKISENPEEVDMVKFVDLVSKFLKESLGRRRIFGLFIDLSNLRQSKVETLGLKEELKFSSSHRVLLDHGRMLVTSTKTTIHDMYPPFANPVTTPITIPSTNPAPAVVTVPSTNPVTVFPTNPTVSPVTFPPWSSVNPVSTPITVPATNPYPTLPVTNPTTTPATYPMTPPVTNPATGYPFTSPVTPSTVPPFTVPSTVPFTPAVAGQTWCVAKSGVTDAALQIALDYACGIGGADCSTIQPTGSCYYPDSLQAHASYAFNSYYQRNPAPTSCDFGGTAMLVNVNPSSGTCNYPTSATSSSSSSSSSSLPAYNPSSTTPGSTPGSGSSVLNTNSPSGSNSIFGSNNPTSTASNARSRSRSQSARWTYLAFVPIVAYISYVR